GATGCCCCCAGCGAAGTTCGCCGCTTAGCGCAGACGCTGGACGCGCTGCTGGTTCGCCTGTTCGAGTCGTGCGAGCAACAGCAGCAGTTTGCCAGCAACATCTCGCACGAGCTGCGCACGCCCCTGACGCTAGTCTCAGGATACTTGCAGAGCACGTTGCGCCGCGGTCGCAACCTGAGCGCCAACCAGCAAGAAGCCTTAGAAATTGCCGCTTCGGAAACAGAGCGGGCGGTGCAGCTGCTGCACGATCTTTCAGTGCTGGCGCGCGCCGATAGCGGCCGCTTGCACCTAGAAATCGAATCCATCGAGCTCAACG
The nucleotide sequence above comes from Cyanobacteria bacterium QS_8_64_29. Encoded proteins:
- a CDS encoding two-component sensor histidine kinase; the encoded protein is MLCAVPLQANESSLGRVYVAQNIHQDYAMFLGLIRNLGVASVVALAVTLAAVAWYVRHSLRPLQRMSQLTEAMSLERLGQAQLQLQDAPSEVRRLAQTLDALLVRLFESCEQQQQFASNISHELRTPLTLVSGYLQSTLRRGRNLSANQQEALEIAASETERAVQLLHDLSVLARADSGRLHLEIESIELN